The following proteins come from a genomic window of Sorghum bicolor cultivar BTx623 chromosome 3, Sorghum_bicolor_NCBIv3, whole genome shotgun sequence:
- the LOC110433687 gene encoding proline-rich receptor-like protein kinase PERK8, with translation MHCQKSVHSAYEYAGSQDPTRMSPEVLGKAEVQQLLNELFNFADDSFVRSGDRMQAFKLGRPAPKIGDIDRCAVYISLAPGMENPTGMDPPEDDAGECPRYTSSEEEQNRPALTIEDRVAGKRPLVADPSPAETLPAESSKAPKRRRLFRITDDGDEEEEVAPSLVRRPRSPPDVAPTTTGRVTSDPPAPHVEPTVASDVDPSHIASQRAAEPVAAVGDDAPQTTEQPAAATVAESAEEHPAPAKASASTPTRNEEATRTPPPSNAVEEESRTPTPPPAELRGVQISPRTGASSPIGSPGLDQGPMMPATMAGGSAANEETQTASDDDVEEIQGHNENGKVPEKVLRPD, from the exons ATGCACTGCCAGAAGAGTGTTCACTCGGCATACGAATACGctgggagccaggacccgaccaggatgagtccTGAAGTTTTGGGGAAGGCGGAAGTGcaacagctgctgaacgagctgttcaacttcgcagACGACAGCTTTGTCCGGAGTGGTGATCGGATGCAGGCCTTCAAGCTtggacgaccagctcctaag ATTGGAGACAttgaccggtgcgcagtgtacaTATCACTGGCACCCGGCATGGAGAATCCCACGGGAATGGACCCGCCAGAGGACGACGCTGGTGAGTGTCCCCGATACACCAGCAGCGAAGAGGAGCAGAACCGCCCCGCCCTGACCATCGAAGACAGAGTGGCGGGAAAAAGGCCGCTGGTGGCGGATCCATCTCCTGCGGAGAcgctgccggcggagagcagcaaggcgccaaagcgccgtcggctctTCCGGATCACCGATGacggcgacgaggaggaggaggtcgcgccTTCTTTGGTCCGGAGGCCGCGCAGTCCTCCGGACGTTGCGCCGACCACCACTGGTCGGGTGACCAGCGACCCGCCTGCACCGCACGTCGAGCCGAC TGTGGCATCGGACGTCGACCCTAGCCACATTGCTAGCCAGAGGGCAGCCGAGCCTGTTGCTGCCGTTGGGGACGACGCAccgcagaccacagagcagcccgcAGCGGCAACCGTGGctgagagcgccgaggagcATCCGGCCCCGGCAAAGGCCTCGGCGAGCACCCCGACGAGGAACGAGGAGGCTACTAGGACGCCTCCCCCGAGTAACGCTGTGGAGGAGGAAAGTAGAACCCCGACTCCTCCACCAGCCGAATTAAGGGGAGTCCAGATCTCACCCCGAACAGGGGCCTCTTCGCCCAtaggctcccctggcctggacCAGGGTCCAATGATGCCTGCGACCATGGCCGGTGGCAGTGCGGCGAACGAGGAGACCCAGACGGCCTCCGACGAtgacgtggaggagatccaag GGCACAATGAAAATGGCAAAGTACcagaaaaggtgcttcgaccagattga